In one Bos mutus isolate GX-2022 chromosome 19, NWIPB_WYAK_1.1, whole genome shotgun sequence genomic region, the following are encoded:
- the PSMD12 gene encoding 26S proteasome non-ATPase regulatory subunit 12, with amino-acid sequence MADGGSERADGRIVKMEVDYSATVDQRLPECEKLAKEGRLQEVIETLLSLEKQTRTASDMVSTSRILVAIVKMCYEAKEWDLLNENIMLLSKRRSQLKQAVAKMVQQCCTYVEEITDLPIKLRLIDTLRMVTEGKIYVEIERARLTKTLATIKEQNGDVKEAASILQELQVETYGSMEKKERVEFILEQMRLCLAVKDYIRTQIISKKINTKFFQEENTEKLKLKYYNLMIQLDQHEGSYLSICKHYRAIYDTPCIQAESEKWQQALKSVVLYVILAPFDNEQSDLVHRISGDKKLEEIPKYKDLLKLFTTMELMRWSTLVEDYGMELRKGSLESPATDVFGYTEEGEKRWKDLKNRVVEHNIRIMAKYYTRITMKRMAQLLDLSVDESEAFLSNLVVNKTIFAKVDRLAGIINFQRPKDPNNLLNDWSQKLNSLMSLVNKTTHLIAKEEMIHNLQ; translated from the exons GAAGGAAGACTTCAAGAAGTCATTGAAACCCTTCTCTCTTTGGAAAAACAGACCCGAACT GCTTCTGATATGGTGTCCACATCCCGTATCTTGGTTGCAATAGTGAAGATGTGCTATGAGGCTAAAGAATGGGATTTacttaatgaaaatattatgcttttGTCAAAAAGACGGAGTCAGTTAAAACAA gctGTTGCAAAAATGGTTCAACAGTGCTGTACTTACGTTGAAGAAATCACAGATCTTCCCATCAAACTTCGATTAATTGATACTCTACGAATGGTTACAGAAGGAAAG ATTTATGTTGAAATTGAGCGTGCTCGGCTGACGAAAACGTTAGCCACAATAAAAGAACAAAACGGTGATGTCAAAGAGGCAGCCTCCATTTTACAAGAGTTACAG GTGGAAACCTATGGGTCAATGGAAAAGAAAGAGCGAGTGGAATTTATTTTGGAGCAAATGCGGCTCTGCCTAGCAGTGAAGGATTACATTCGTACACAAATCATCAGCAAAAAAATTAACACCAAATTTTTCCAGGAAGAAAATACAGAG AAATTAAAGTTGAAATACTATAACTTAATGATTCAGCTGGATCAGCATGAAGGATCGTATTTGTCTATTTGTAAGCACTACAGAGCAATCTATGATACACCCTGTAtacaggcagaaagtgaaaagtggcaACAG GCCCTGAAAAGTGTTGTCCTTTATGTTATCTTGGCTCCTTTTGACAATGAACAGTCAGACTTGGTTCACCGAATAAGCGGTGACAAGAAGTTAGAAGAAATCCCTAAATACAA GGATCTTTTAAAGCTTTTTACCACAATGGAGTTGATGCGCTGGTCCACACTTGTTGAAGACTATGGAATGGAATTAAGAAAAGGTTCTTTAGAGAGTCCTGCAACTGACGTTTTTGGTTATACAGAGGAAGGTGAAAAAAGGTGGAAAGACTTGAAAAACAGAGTTGTTGAACAT AATATTAGAATAATGGCCAAGTATTACACGAGGATAACAATGAAGAGGATGGCGCAGCTTCTGGATCTGTCTGTTGAT GAGTCAGAGGCTTTTCTCTCAAATCTAGTAGTCAACAAGACCATCTTTGCTAAAGTAGACAGGTTGGCAGGAATTATCAACTTCCAGAGACCCAAGGatccaaataatttattaaatgacTGGTCTCAGAAACTGAACTCATTGATGTCTCTAGTAAACAAAACCACACACCTCATAGCCAAAGAGGAGATGATACATAATCTACAATAA